A stretch of DNA from Micromonospora sp. WMMD1155:
CCCCGCCCTCAAGTCGCTGTACAAGCCGGCCACCGTCACCTACTCGGCGGCCGGCGACCAGGGCGCGACCTGGTGGGCCGACGGCGTGAGCGGCGAGGGGTACGCCCAGCGGTTCACCGCGCACGGCCCGGACGGCGTGGTCCTGTCCGGCGGGGTGGCGTTGCCCGGGCGGCACAACGTGGCGAACGCGCTGCTGGCGATCGCCGCGCTGGTCGGCGCCGGGGTGGCCCCGCAGACCGCGGCGGACGGCGTGGCCGCCTGCGGTGGCGTGCCGGGTCGCCTGCAACTGGTCGACGTCACCGCCCCGGTACGCGGCGTCGTCGACTACGCACACAAGTCGGACGCGATAGTGGCCGCGCTGGCCGCGCTGCGGGAGCTGAGCGCCGGTCGGCTGATCTGTGTGATCGGCGCCGGCGGGGACCGGGACCGGGGCAAGCGGCCGGTGATGGGCGCCGCCGCGGCGGAGGGAGCCGACGTGGTGCTGGTGACCGACGACAACCCGCGTACCGAGGACCCGGCGGAGATCCGCGCCGAGGTACTCGCCGGGGCGTACCGGGCCGCCACCGCCGCCCGGATCGTGGAGGTGGCGGGCCGCCGCGCCGCGATCGACGAGGCGGTCCGGTTGGCCGAGCCGGGTGACGTGATCGCGCTGCTCGGCAAGGGGCACGAGCGGGGCCAGGAGGTGGCGGGCGAGGTGTTCCCGTTCGACGACAGCATCGAGTTGGCCGCCGCGCTGCGGGCCCGCTTCGAGGACCCGGCGGGTCAGCGATGATCGCGTTGAGCCTGGCCGAGGTGGCCGCCGCCGTCGAGGGGCGGCTCGTCGCCGCCGACCCGGCCGCCACCGTCACCGGCAGCGTCGAGTTCGACTCGCGCAAGGTGGGTCCGGGGTCGCTCTTCGTGGCATTCCCCGGGGAGAAGGTCGACGGGCACGACTACGCGGCGACGGCGATCGAGGCCGGCGCGGTGGCGGTGCTGGGCAGCCGCGAGGTGCCCGGGGTGCCGATGGTGCTGGTCGACGACGCGCTGACCGCGATGGGCCGGTTGGCCCGCGCCGCGGTGGACCGGCTCCCCGACCTGACCGTGGTCGGTGTGACCGGCTCCTCCGGCAAGACCACCACCAAGGACCTGATCGGCCAGCTCACCGCCCGGCTCGGGGCCACGGTGGCGCCGCCCGGCTCGTTCAACAACGAACTGGGTCACCCGTACACCGCCCTGCAGGCCGGACCGAACACCCGCTACCTGGTGATGGAGAAGGGCGCCCGCGGGATCGGGCACGTGCGCTACCTGTGCGAGCTGGTGCCGCCGCGGATCTCCGTGGTGCTCAACGTCGGCACGTCGCACATCGGCGAATTCGGTTCGCAGGACAACATCGCGCTGGCCAAGGGCGAGCTGGTCGAGGCCCTGCCGGCCGACGGACTGGCCGTGCTGAACGCCGACGACCCCCGGGTGGCCGCGATGGCGAGCCGCACCGAGGCCCGGGTGGTCCGCTACGGCGAGGCGTCGGACGCCGACGTACGCGCCGAGGACGTCACGTTGGACGAGCGGGGGCACCCGTCGTACACCCTGGTCACCCCGGAGGGGCGCGTGCCGGTGCGGCTCGGTCTGACCGGCCGCCACCAGGTCGGTAACACGCTCGCCGCGGCGGCGGTCGCCCGGGAGCTGGGCATGCCGCTGGCGGAGCTGGCCACGGCCCTCGGTGAGCTGGGCCTGGTCTCGACCCGGCGGATGGACGTCTTCGACCGGCCCGACGGGGTGACGGTCATCGACGACTCGTACAACGCCAACCCGGCCTCGATGGCGGTGGCGGTGCGGGCGCTGGCCGGCATCGGCCAGGGGCGGCGTACCGTCGCGGTGCTCGGTTACATGGCCGAGCTGGGCCCGTTCGAGCGGGACGGCCACGCCGAGGTCGGTCGACTCGCCGCCGAACTGGGTGTCGACCGGCTCCTCGTGGTGGGTGAGCCGGCTGCGCCGATCCACGAAGGCGCGACAGCGGTAGCGAACTGGGGAGGAGAGTCGGTGCTGCTCACCGATCAGGCAGCGGCCGTCGAGGTGCTGCGGAGCGAACTACGACCGGGTGACGTCGTCCTGGTCAAGGGCTCCCGGTATCGGACCTGGGAGGTGGCCGACGCCCTGCGCGCCGACGCCGCCGCCGGGGAGGCCGGCCGATGAGGGCGGTCATCGTCGCCGTCGGGGTGGCCTTCATCGTCTCGCTCTTCTGCACCCCGATCGCGATCAAGGTGTTCACCCGGCTGAAGGCCGGCCAGCCGATCCGGGCCGAGGGCCCGGCCATGCACCAGGGCAAGAAGGGCACGCCGACGATGGGCGGCGTGGTCTTCATCCTGGCCACGGTCATCGCGTACGTGGCCGGGCACCTGGCGCTGACCACCCTGCCGGACGCCCAGATCGCCCAGGTGGAGCCGACCATCACGGCGTTGGTGCTGCTGGGGCTGATGGTCTTCTCCGGCGCGGTGGGCTTCATCGACGACTTCCTCAAGGTGCGCAAGCGCAACAGCGCCGGCCTCAACAAGCGGGGCAAGCTGCTCGGCCAGATCCTGGTCGGCGCGGTCTTCGGGGTGATCGCGCTGTGGTTCCCGAGCAC
This window harbors:
- the murF gene encoding UDP-N-acetylmuramoyl-tripeptide--D-alanyl-D-alanine ligase, producing MIALSLAEVAAAVEGRLVAADPAATVTGSVEFDSRKVGPGSLFVAFPGEKVDGHDYAATAIEAGAVAVLGSREVPGVPMVLVDDALTAMGRLARAAVDRLPDLTVVGVTGSSGKTTTKDLIGQLTARLGATVAPPGSFNNELGHPYTALQAGPNTRYLVMEKGARGIGHVRYLCELVPPRISVVLNVGTSHIGEFGSQDNIALAKGELVEALPADGLAVLNADDPRVAAMASRTEARVVRYGEASDADVRAEDVTLDERGHPSYTLVTPEGRVPVRLGLTGRHQVGNTLAAAAVARELGMPLAELATALGELGLVSTRRMDVFDRPDGVTVIDDSYNANPASMAVAVRALAGIGQGRRTVAVLGYMAELGPFERDGHAEVGRLAAELGVDRLLVVGEPAAPIHEGATAVANWGGESVLLTDQAAAVEVLRSELRPGDVVLVKGSRYRTWEVADALRADAAAGEAGR